The window ACAGCCAGTGGAACAGGTCGTGTGGACGTGTGGTTAGACTCCAGCTAGCGAGCAGCGGCGGCACAGAGCAAAAACAAAAACAGGGAAGCCCGTTGCGTTTCCCCCCACACctcgccctccctccctccctccctcccacgcgCACGAGCACGCAGATCGATTCGCCGGCGTGGCTCACGCCGGCGCTCCGTGCCTCCGCGCCCCTAGCCGCGGTGGATGAGCggctgccccgtcgccgccgccgccgccgcaccgtccgAGTCCGGGCTCCAGGGCCGCTCCGGCCATGGCGAGCGTCGGCCGCAGCAGATCGAGGCGCAGGGGAGAGGTCGGCGGGCCGTTCGAGTGGGACGCGGCCCCTTCGGGGGACTACTCCGCCGATCACCATGGTCCGTGCTTGCCTGGTCCAGCCTCGTTCCGTACTAGTAGTAGTTTCTTGTAATCGTTCCTTCTTTTTTTTCTGGGTGCGTAATTCTTTGGCCTTTTCTTTTCGTTTGGAGGCCATACGGTAGAGATCCCGTACTTGATTTTGTTCAGGGCGTCCCTTGTTTGATCCTTGACGGTGAAGGTTTTTGAGGGGGTTTTGGTTCTCTCTCGTGTGTTATCGCGTCGAGAGAGAGATTGGGGATTGCTTTACTTCTTTCGTGCTTCCGTCCGCACCTTCGGGCTTGCTTGCACATTTAGCATCCTCCATTTCCTTTAGGTTTTGCTTATATTTCGGAATTAAATTCCCTGTTTTTACCCacttttttcttgttttatttaaAAGGATTTCGCGGATTAATCATTACTGAAAATGACGTTTCTTTGGCTGCGCTCGCTGTCTAATCAGAAGAATTTATAATTAAGAGTAGGTTCCCATTAGTGTATGCTCGTAGAGAGATATACCTTAAAGCAATCAGTAAAATATTGTGCACTTTTCTTTTTTACATACATCCCTGTTGTTTTAAGCAAACGGACGGGGACATAATAACTTTCTCATGTACTTTAGGTCTTAGTCAAGCCTTTATTGGGAGAGAGAAGATTCTTGTTTCGAATTTCAAATGGCTGTAGCGGACAGATCTTTCCTTGCTTCCTTTCTTCCTTGTTCTTTAATTTGAAGTTACACTGATGTTCCGTGGGAGTTCTAGGACAAAAGCTACCCCCTAAACTAGACGTGTGATAAATGCAGTTTCCCCCGTCCTTCACTGTTTTGGAATGAACTGTAGTAGACTGCGTGGGTCCTAAAGATCCTACACCCTAGCCTAGAGGCATGTAGAGGAAATGTGACAATTCCCACCAGATCACGCAAAGAAACCTCATTTGCCCGTAATTTGCTGGATATTTATTGTAAGCAAAAGCATTAAATTATGGTCTTTTGTGTCCCCATGTCAGCTGGACGGACGCCGTGCAGGTTCATGGCCAAGTGGCCTTCTTATTCTAACCACTGGCCTTCTTATTCTATCACCAAGAGAATCTTTGTTTGAATTTGTCTGAGCCTGTAGAAGAGCCGTAACTTATTCTGTGTTGGTTACCTCATGCTGAATGAATTGACCGTTTGTTCTAAAAGAAGTAGTAGTAAGGTTGGTACAAATTCAATCTGCCACTCTTGAATCAAAGTAAATATTGTGTGCTCCATACGATGAAACACTaatttttactccctccgtcccataatataagagcgtttttacaccagtgtagtgtcaaaaatgctcttatattatgggacggtggGAGTACTTTTTTAAGGCACTAATTGTTACACCCTCTGTTTCCTGATGTAAGACGCTTTGACAGTTCAATTACATTTAGAAACAGAGGTAGTACTTCATAGTACTAGCTATTCAGCACAGTTACACGGTATGTAACCCCCAGGTTTCACCAGTAGACACTGAATCCTACATAGTCCAAACACAatcattttatttaagttgaagGTAATCCGAAAACTCCATGCTATGTTTCTACATTGAGTTCTGATGGACTCCCATCACACATAGACATTTTTACTCAGGGTTCAACACTTACTATGATGATGTTTCTACACAAGCAGGTTCTTctgattttttattttcttatatttttaAAAATTAAACTGCATGAAGCTATTCGAAgaaatgacatcatggtgaagctcTTTGTACTTTTCTTTTAAGAGCTGTTGTTCTACCAGATATTTGCTTGTAATTTTGTGCTAGGTATATTTCCATCCTACTATGCCATCGTTTCCCGGATCTAGTAAAACAGTGAACTGGAGCTGAAGACTCCTCTCTATGTGgcctttgtttttccctttcccCACAGAAAATTTAGTTTGACATGAAGTTTCTTCTTCTTGCCATGATATCATATTGCTTCTTCTGCCAATTTTCGTTGCTATACAAATTATTTACTGTCTCTTTTCTCTTTAAACCAGGGGCTGGGTCATCGAGGAAACAAGCAAGTAACTCTGGGATACTCTCCCACACTCTGGTGAGTGACCCGTGTTTAGCTAAAGAGCTATATCATATGATACGTATGTTCGCAATTTAACCTAGAAAGCTTAAAACATGCACACTTTTCTCTTCTGTGATACTAAGGCCCTGTTTGGAGACCCGCCACTCCACCACTCCGCTCCCGGAGCTGGAGTTAAAAAGCACGGAGCTGGGAAAGAGATGCTCCGCAGCTCCTCGTATTTTTAGGAGCTGGAGTGACTCCGAACAGGGCCTAACTATAACCCTCTGATATGAAACTGGAGAGCTTAAATTGGTTTACATGTGTTGCTCTAATATCAACAATTGATGTGCGCTCTGCAGTATCGAGTTTACTTCAAATGTGTGCATGTTATTCTGTTGGCCATAGCAGGATTATTCTGTTGTAGTAGTGACGGGCGCTATGGCTGCAAATGGACTCCTTATTTGCCTTAGCTTATAGCTAGCGATAGCTCTGCTATTCCATGTAGGTATACTTGTGACAAAATAGCATGGTAAGTTAGAAATTCAACTGTTCTAGAAAGCCAAGATACACGATTTATAACGTTTAACTATGAGAAATCCCTACCAAGAGACTTAATCTTTCTCCTTTTTAATACCCCAACATTCATATTTTTCAAGGATTAAGTACTTGATTTTGTGAAAATTACTAAACCTATCATTTTATGATCCTTTCAACCTGTATTAGTATTTTCTTTATCCAGAGCAAAATGCTTGTGCCTTGCAATGTAAGGGACTGATGGAGCAACCATTTAAACAACTGTTGCAATATAACAAAACATAACTTATAACCTCTACTTAATGGATGACAACTGTGATAATTTTCAAATGAATTAAGAGGTAATGCCAGTGAATGTGAACGGATCTCTACGAACTCAGATGTTTATAAgagtaaagataaagataaatatGCTTACCTTATGTGACCTATCTTGGGTGCATATTTTGTTCCTTTTCTATTTTTACCATATGTGACTTATCTTGGAATAGCTTGGAGATAGCTAGCCATAACTTTCTATCTGCAAAAGAAGTGGCTTAACTCCTTAGAAATCCACTAAAATTTTGTAGTTATCCTCTGCTATCAAACTTTTTTGCCCCAGTTATTTGATTGTTTAACTTTTTTTCAGTTTGACGAGGAAATCAGGAAAAGTAAACCAAGACAGTCCAGCTGTGTACCGATGAAAAAGCTAATAGATGAAGAGTTCTTGAAAGATGTCAATGCCAGGCATACTTCACCAGGTGCTGTAGGAAGACTAATGGGTCTTGATTCACTCCCTACCTCGTCTGGGACCCATAGCCAGCACAGAAGTAGCAGAAGTCATGCACACAAGACGCCATCTTTTATTTCTCATGATAGATATGTTCCACAGAGGAGAAAGAATGATGAGATGCCAGAGGTCAAAGATGTTTTTGAGGTTATGGATGTGATGGGAGTAAAGGCACACCGAAGCCCAAGAGGTAGAAATGGAAATACAACTTCCAGATTTGATGCAGCTGAGAAGGCTAATCTAGATTTCATAAGGCACAAATTTATGGATGCAAAACGTCTTTCTACAGATGAATCCCTTCAGATGTCAGAAGAGTTGAATGAGACACTTGATGCATTGGTATCTAATAAGGATCTTCTTTTGGAATTTCTTGAAAAACGCGATCTGGGTTCTGCCTCCTCTTATGGAAACTGCATTACAATATTGAAGCCATCTAAAAGAAATCAATTTATTGATGCAGACAACATCTGTTCACATGATAATGATACAGAAAGCTTTTTCCGCAAGCAAAATGAAGTGAAATACCCCACGAGGAAACCACATACTAAGTTATCCAGTCAATTCCCAAGAGAAGACTCTGGTTCATCGAGGCAGAAACTATCAAGGTCAAGTCAGGAAATCAGTGATAAACGAGCTTGTCCCACACGGATTGTTGTCCTGAAGCCATGCTTTGAGAAAGCTCAGGACCTTGAAGGATCCTTCGGCCTACCACATGAAATCCCTCATTCTGATTACAGAAGGCACACAGCATGCCAGTGTGCTGGCATGTGGAGTCCATATACTGATGAGTCCATGTGTCAAGTATCCCCTGGCGATCCTGAAACGTCAGGCCATATAAAAAAGGGATCTAGAGAAATTGCTAGAGAGGTTGCAAAACAAATGAGAGCTGCTAGGGGCCGTGTTCTCCAACCAGACACCAGCACAATTTTGTCAGATGAAAGCTCACAGTTTGTGTCATCTCTTGCTAAGGTCAAGAATTCGGAGAGAGTCCATAGGTCTTCTGAATTATGTGACGGTTGGGCTTCTCCCACCTTCAACACTTCGCCAGCATATTCAAATGACACATCAGTCATAAATGAAGCAAAGAAACAGCTCTCTAGCAGATGGAAGATAGCGCATCAATTTCAGCATCAAGAACCTGAGAATAATGGCTTCGGCGTGCTTGGAGACATGTTTGTTCTCTCTGACGAGGAAACATCAGAAGTTGCTACCCAAACAATGTCATACCAGAAATGTCCAAAGGGAGAACTGCAGCGAAACAGAGTGCCAGTCTCGTGTAGCAATCCTCTTGGCATCAGCAGCAAGGATGGTTGGAGAGGTGTAGCTCCAAGCAATTCAGCAAGGTCTAAATCTCTTCCATCATTCTCTAACCATGGAGTTCAAAAGTCGAGCAACAGAAAAAGAACGGGTAGGCAAAATGAGTTTTCTATGCTTAAAGATGTTCTCAAAATAGGACCCCATGATTCTGAGTACGCATGTCATAGTAGACAAAGAAAATCCCTGGTCGGAGGTTCACCTTTTCGTGGTGATGAAGATCAAGTGCTCCCAGATGATGAGGGAAGAACCATGATTGACCATGAGATACATGTGAGTTCTCAGGAAGCACCAGATGTTATTGACATGCCAGATTCATCTGAACAGACACTTGCACATACCGTGAATTCTGGCCATGAATTAGATGGAGTGCGTCATCTGGATACCAGTTCTGCAGTTTTTCAACAGAATAAAGAACCACTTTCTCCTGCTAAACTGAATCAGCACATGCATCAACAGCCATCGACAGCATTTGATTTCTGCCTTCATGTTCCTAATTTTGACAATCTGCTGGCTCAGGTATATCGCATGTACCATCTAATTTTAGCTTATTATGCAGTTTTTTTCTTGTATCCTTAATAAATTCCTGTGGATATACATTAATTTatatgaaggggagccttggcgcagtggtaaagctgctgccttgtgaccatgaggtcacgggttcaagtcctggaaacagcctcttacagaaatgtagggaaaggctgtgtactatagacccaaagtggtcggacccttccccggaccctgcgcaagcgggagctacatgcaccgggctgcccttttttttaTACATTACtacatgtacatcccatttttctcCCCTCTTGTTTCCCTCAACCAGGTCTTTCAGCTCTTTGATAATTCTGGAAGCTCAATTGATTTATCGATTGCCATGTTTACCAACTTCTGATTGTATTCTATTGCAGGCCGAGGGGATTGAAAATCATGTGGATGATGTTTACGCAGCTCTGTTTAATCTGCCAACAGAAACAGAATCTCCTGTGGGGATTGACCACCATCATGGTGTTGACAATGACAATCAAGCCTCGTGGATTCACCCGACAGGATCAGAATCTCCGGTGAGCTTCAACAATGATGAGCAGCCAAGTCCAGTGTCTGTTCTTGAATCTTCCTTGGATGCTGAAGAAGTTTACTCAGGAGATTTCGAGAAAATTAGTGCCGATCTTCAAGGCAAGTGGTCGAGTTTTTCTTTGCCTATTCACCTTCCCTTTAAATTCTCAGCTCTTGAGTTTGACTTTCCGTAATATTACAGGACTGCGAATGCAACTTCAGCTTCTCAAGTCGGAGACCACAGACGATGCAGACGACACCGATCATCTTACAGCGAGCGACGACGAGGTTGCCTCGGCAGATGAGCCACTTGCTGAAATGGAGATACTACCCCATGCTTTCGTGGATGAGGAAGAACGAGATTTCTCGTATGTGCTTGATATGCTCACCTTATTGGGCATTGATGACGCTTTCCAGGACGGGCTACTCGACGTGCGCTGCTTTTCGGAATATCCTGCTGGCCCTGATATATACGATATACTTGAGAACAAGTACAGCAGCCTCATTCTATGGCCGGCGTCGGAGAGGATGCTCCTGTTTGAGCTCACAAACACCGTGATTGCAGATCTGATAGCCTCTCTGGTGCATCATGGGTCAAAGGGGTTGCTGCGAAGGTTCTCATCCAGGTGGGATCAGGAGGGGT is drawn from Triticum dicoccoides isolate Atlit2015 ecotype Zavitan chromosome 4A, WEW_v2.0, whole genome shotgun sequence and contains these coding sequences:
- the LOC119285315 gene encoding uncharacterized protein LOC119285315 produces the protein MASVGRSRSRRRGEVGGPFEWDAAPSGDYSADHHGAGSSRKQASNSGILSHTLFDEEIRKSKPRQSSCVPMKKLIDEEFLKDVNARHTSPGAVGRLMGLDSLPTSSGTHSQHRSSRSHAHKTPSFISHDRYVPQRRKNDEMPEVKDVFEVMDVMGVKAHRSPRGRNGNTTSRFDAAEKANLDFIRHKFMDAKRLSTDESLQMSEELNETLDALVSNKDLLLEFLEKRDLGSASSYGNCITILKPSKRNQFIDADNICSHDNDTESFFRKQNEVKYPTRKPHTKLSSQFPREDSGSSRQKLSRSSQEISDKRACPTRIVVLKPCFEKAQDLEGSFGLPHEIPHSDYRRHTACQCAGMWSPYTDESMCQVSPGDPETSGHIKKGSREIAREVAKQMRAARGRVLQPDTSTILSDESSQFVSSLAKVKNSERVHRSSELCDGWASPTFNTSPAYSNDTSVINEAKKQLSSRWKIAHQFQHQEPENNGFGVLGDMFVLSDEETSEVATQTMSYQKCPKGELQRNRVPVSCSNPLGISSKDGWRGVAPSNSARSKSLPSFSNHGVQKSSNRKRTGRQNEFSMLKDVLKIGPHDSEYACHSRQRKSLVGGSPFRGDEDQVLPDDEGRTMIDHEIHVSSQEAPDVIDMPDSSEQTLAHTVNSGHELDGVRHLDTSSAVFQQNKEPLSPAKLNQHMHQQPSTAFDFCLHVPNFDNLLAQAEGIENHVDDVYAALFNLPTETESPVGIDHHHGVDNDNQASWIHPTGSESPVSFNNDEQPSPVSVLESSLDAEEVYSGDFEKISADLQGLRMQLQLLKSETTDDADDTDHLTASDDEVASADEPLAEMEILPHAFVDEEERDFSYVLDMLTLLGIDDAFQDGLLDVRCFSEYPAGPDIYDILENKYSSLILWPASERMLLFELTNTVIADLIASLVHHGSKGLLRRFSSRWDQEGFVVDVWQRVFEIRQEMDGNQGDPLMMDFERHGSEDGVDLVGREMERMLLKDLVVETIAEFLGTG